One genomic window of Bacillus mycoides includes the following:
- a CDS encoding DUF7507 domain-containing protein yields the protein MPFMNRFTTTVTGAVTFTGNTLGLSPTSPAPGNNFGTINVFTTVNTSLQVPGFPVGTTNDWRLNSSSAILNLPAGSNVLYAELVWAGTYQTDTEDVTAFLNDNITFRTPVGTFSVTPDPATAQQGSVGSQFYYVRSANVTSLVNAGGAGPYITGGVPATRTSAETSISRSVGWTLEVVYQNASLPLRNLSVYAGQEIIDASSPPVDATISGFATPSTGSVTGRVLVTAQEGDSNIVGDQLRFGPNANATVALFGPRNPANNFFQSQICNDSGNLDTTGTFGNLNQPLGIALAVRRQGWDITNVDASSSLVNNQTSATVRFVTNGDGYAAAGFGVQIDATGPIINPVKSVDKTVAGIGDILTYTIPVPNTGTGSAENVVLQDSIPNGTTFIAGSVTVGGVTQPSANPASGINLGTIPNNAQRVVAFQVRVTSFPNPNPISNRAMVSYQFRPFVGSPPITSTASSNTVQTTVNRANVSLQKSVDLQTAALNDVLTYTVNVTNNGNVAANNVIFVDSIPAGTTFVANSVTVNGVARPGANPASSINIGSINASQTTIVRFQVRVTSNPLVNPIPNRASVTFNFTPVPGQQPVSGQATSNTVFTTINIADIRTRKTVDKAFATVNDVLTYTVTIENTGNVLATNVIFQDPIPTGTTFIANSVTVDGVSQPGANPATGFAVANISPGGSRTVTFQVRVVSAPSGGTVANRGNVSANFIVNPNQPPITINRQTNTVVTQINTGGLNVIKEVNTTQAAVGDTLTYTIAVQNTGNVPLTNVFFQDTTSSAVSFVANSVTINGALQSGLNPNSGFSLPNIPAAQTVVVTFDVLIEQDPPNEDILNSATVSANFQVDPNEPPVTITVPSNVVNTAVQTGSFEVIKSVNTGVATVGDILVYTVEIINAGSVPATNVFFQDAIPQGTLFIENSVFVNGVLQEGADPEFGFTLNDLPTGESVTVTFEVLIDETPMGNNVVNNANVTGDFLVNPTEPPITVTVPSNTVMTVVNSSGLNVMKSVSATEAGLGDTLTYTVRIQNSGTVAATNVSFLDPIPAGTTFVANSVTINGISQPGLNPTTGFPLANIPVGGMVTVTFQVLITSVPANRVLPNNANVTADFQVSPLQPPITIVTISNIVVTRVNVGSINVMKSVNTPQAGVGDTLTYTIRIQNTGTVPAANIIFQDPIPAGAAFVANSVTINGVVQQGADPAVGFPVSNIPVGQTVTITFQVTVTSVPSGGNIRNQSNVTASFLINPAGPPITTVTNSNFVVTQVNTAQLNIQKSASVQQAALGETYTYSVVIRNNGTVIATNVSFIDTVAPETTFVANSVTINGTSQPGFDPNVGFALPNIAAGTSLTVTFQVTVVAPSTRGAVVNTASATATFLLNPLQPPVTTTNSSNTTVVTIPLPPPGEVTATKTVDVATGAVGDVLTYSVLITNVGIIPVTDVLFQDVIPEGTTFVENSVTIGGIQQLGLNPEIGFTVIPLLNAGGSITVTFQVTITEIPDNEVILNDADVTFTSQPNPQEPPITQTILTNLVVTTINIASIFPLKLVDKEVATVGEILTYDVLIFNFGTVAATNVQFIDTTSSGVTFVPGSVSINGVPEPGLDPFIGFTVPDIPVGDFVLVTYQEMVTSIPEGGTVVNFVDVTATFAVSETEPPITETTTSNTTLTKINESGLNVLKSVSQPIVAVGDTITYTTVVQNTGTVPATNVQYSDVLPSSITFVLNSVTIGGVLQPGFNPNNGFPLPDINPGESVEVTFQVTVVSVPSNGTIANTANATGSFILVPGEPPVVVNQPSNTTLTTVNRGRFNVIKQANRAATLVGDVLTYTVQITNTGTVTANNVQFIDTISAGASFVPNSVTVNGTPQPGLNPITGFGMGDILVGNTTIVTFQATVTTIPSSGTITNVANITGSFTLVPGEPPVVVTEPSNTTITRVNRGRFSVIKTVNKEATRLGDTLTYSVQVINTGTVTAINVQFIDVPSPSLEFVPGSVQINGIPQVGLDPFVGFSLPDLAVGDSIVITFEVNVITVPPSSSIMNTARVTGDFELIPGEPPFTITNSSNTTVTPVNRGSLDMLKEVDNSIVGVGETVTYSVRILNIGTADARNVQFIDVLSPEAVFVPNSVTVNGVARPGVNPQVGFTILDIPVGETAIVTYEATITSFPDGGTVVNVAGALAEYILVPGEPPITVMDTSNTVIVTVNTAILFVAKGADFEVAMVGDVVTYGIAVINDSTVPVTNVVLKDIIDPNTLFINGTVTVNDVPFPFANPNTGILLGDFQPNDAAIINFQVVITGGQINNLVTNTATANGLATVNPNQPPVLVEGDSNTVVIPFITPNVSTTVVKRADLQTATIGDVITFTTVITNTGDTTIQNIRFQDMLDSSVRFVPGSVVVDGATVPNVSPAIGFIIGNLNPGEARTVSFQVAVEQAPIGSGNYINTANIRFEYQIGTVLPPVTQIIESNMVVIPFVPTLEQICATNFNCLEKIPFKCSPCNHFRINKK from the coding sequence GTGCCTTTTATGAACCGTTTTACAACAACTGTAACTGGTGCCGTCACGTTCACTGGGAACACATTAGGATTAAGCCCGACCTCGCCTGCGCCGGGCAATAACTTCGGTACGATTAATGTGTTTACTACAGTAAATACATCACTTCAAGTTCCGGGGTTCCCAGTAGGAACGACGAATGATTGGCGGTTAAATTCTTCAAGTGCAATTTTAAACCTTCCAGCAGGGAGTAATGTTTTATACGCAGAACTTGTGTGGGCCGGCACATACCAGACTGATACTGAGGATGTTACTGCATTTTTAAATGATAATATCACCTTTAGAACACCCGTAGGGACCTTTTCAGTTACGCCAGATCCTGCAACTGCACAGCAAGGTTCTGTTGGAAGTCAATTTTATTACGTTCGCTCTGCTAATGTGACAAGTCTTGTTAATGCGGGTGGGGCAGGTCCATATATAACGGGGGGCGTACCAGCTACAAGAACATCCGCTGAGACATCAATTAGTCGTTCGGTAGGTTGGACTCTTGAAGTTGTTTATCAAAATGCGAGTTTACCACTTCGGAATTTATCTGTGTATGCAGGTCAAGAAATTATTGATGCTTCATCACCACCAGTTGATGCTACTATTTCAGGTTTCGCAACTCCATCTACAGGTTCTGTTACAGGAAGAGTACTTGTAACTGCTCAAGAAGGTGATTCTAACATTGTTGGAGATCAACTTCGCTTTGGACCGAATGCGAATGCTACAGTTGCTTTATTCGGACCGAGAAATCCCGCAAATAATTTCTTTCAGTCACAAATTTGTAATGATAGTGGGAATTTAGATACAACTGGCACCTTTGGAAATTTGAATCAGCCGTTAGGGATAGCTTTAGCAGTCCGAAGACAAGGATGGGATATTACGAATGTAGATGCTTCGTCATCCTTAGTAAATAATCAAACGTCAGCAACTGTTCGCTTCGTTACAAATGGAGATGGATATGCTGCAGCTGGCTTTGGTGTTCAAATTGATGCGACAGGGCCAATTATAAATCCTGTTAAATCTGTTGATAAAACAGTTGCAGGTATAGGAGATATTCTCACTTATACGATTCCTGTTCCGAATACAGGAACAGGAAGTGCAGAAAACGTTGTATTACAAGATAGTATTCCGAACGGAACAACATTTATAGCTGGTAGTGTAACAGTAGGTGGAGTAACTCAGCCGAGCGCCAATCCAGCTAGTGGGATTAATTTAGGAACGATACCGAATAATGCTCAAAGAGTTGTTGCATTTCAAGTGAGAGTTACGTCATTCCCGAATCCCAATCCAATTTCAAATCGTGCAATGGTGTCATACCAATTCCGTCCTTTTGTTGGAAGTCCTCCTATCACAAGTACAGCTTCTTCAAATACAGTACAGACGACGGTAAATCGCGCAAATGTAAGTTTGCAAAAATCTGTAGATTTACAGACGGCAGCACTTAATGATGTATTAACGTACACAGTTAATGTGACGAATAATGGGAATGTCGCTGCAAATAATGTGATTTTTGTTGATAGTATCCCTGCTGGAACAACATTTGTCGCAAATAGTGTTACGGTAAATGGAGTAGCGCGTCCAGGAGCAAATCCAGCAAGTAGTATTAATATCGGAAGTATTAATGCTTCGCAAACGACTATAGTGCGTTTTCAAGTTCGAGTAACATCAAATCCTCTTGTAAATCCAATTCCAAATCGTGCGAGTGTAACATTTAACTTTACCCCAGTGCCTGGTCAACAACCAGTTTCAGGTCAAGCGACAAGTAATACAGTGTTTACTACAATAAATATAGCTGATATAAGAACGAGAAAAACAGTGGATAAAGCTTTTGCGACGGTTAACGACGTTCTTACGTACACCGTTACAATTGAAAATACAGGAAATGTACTTGCGACGAACGTTATTTTTCAAGATCCAATCCCAACTGGAACGACTTTTATCGCAAATAGTGTAACTGTAGACGGAGTTTCGCAACCCGGGGCAAATCCGGCGACGGGGTTTGCAGTAGCTAATATATCTCCTGGCGGAAGTAGGACGGTGACATTTCAAGTACGAGTTGTATCAGCACCTTCAGGTGGTACCGTTGCAAATCGTGGGAATGTATCTGCTAATTTCATCGTAAACCCGAATCAGCCACCAATAACGATTAATAGACAAACGAATACAGTTGTAACGCAAATTAATACAGGCGGTTTAAATGTAATAAAAGAAGTAAATACAACTCAAGCGGCAGTAGGGGATACTTTAACATACACGATTGCCGTCCAAAATACAGGTAACGTTCCGTTAACAAATGTGTTTTTCCAAGATACTACTTCTTCAGCCGTTTCTTTCGTTGCCAACTCTGTAACGATTAATGGAGCACTGCAAAGTGGACTGAATCCGAATTCGGGATTTTCTCTTCCGAATATCCCTGCGGCTCAGACAGTTGTAGTTACATTTGATGTATTAATTGAGCAGGATCCGCCAAATGAAGATATTTTAAATAGTGCAACTGTATCCGCGAATTTTCAAGTGGATCCGAATGAACCACCGGTTACTATTACTGTTCCGAGTAACGTCGTGAATACGGCTGTACAAACAGGGAGCTTTGAAGTTATAAAATCTGTGAATACTGGTGTTGCAACTGTAGGGGATATTTTAGTATATACAGTTGAAATAATAAATGCAGGAAGTGTGCCAGCTACAAATGTATTTTTCCAAGATGCCATTCCGCAAGGGACGTTATTTATTGAAAATAGTGTATTTGTTAATGGAGTTTTACAAGAAGGGGCAGATCCGGAATTCGGATTTACATTAAATGATTTGCCTACTGGTGAGAGTGTGACTGTTACATTTGAAGTATTAATTGATGAAACCCCGATGGGAAATAATGTTGTAAATAATGCGAATGTCACCGGAGATTTTCTTGTAAATCCAACAGAGCCACCAATTACTGTGACGGTGCCGAGTAATACTGTTATGACAGTCGTGAATTCTTCAGGGTTAAATGTAATGAAGAGTGTAAGCGCTACTGAGGCGGGTTTAGGAGATACGTTAACGTATACAGTTCGTATACAAAATAGTGGAACAGTAGCAGCGACAAATGTATCATTCCTTGATCCAATTCCAGCTGGTACAACGTTTGTTGCGAATAGTGTAACAATAAACGGGATCTCTCAACCAGGTTTAAACCCAACAACTGGATTTCCACTTGCTAATATTCCAGTAGGAGGGATGGTAACTGTCACTTTCCAAGTGTTAATCACAAGTGTGCCAGCGAACAGGGTACTTCCGAATAATGCAAATGTAACTGCTGATTTTCAAGTAAGTCCATTGCAGCCACCGATTACAATTGTAACGATTAGTAATATCGTTGTGACACGAGTAAATGTAGGTTCAATTAATGTAATGAAGAGTGTAAATACGCCGCAAGCAGGTGTAGGAGATACGTTAACATATACGATTCGTATTCAAAATACAGGAACTGTTCCTGCAGCAAATATTATTTTTCAAGATCCGATACCTGCCGGAGCTGCATTTGTCGCGAATAGTGTAACGATAAATGGTGTTGTTCAGCAAGGAGCAGACCCTGCGGTAGGTTTTCCAGTTTCGAATATTCCAGTTGGGCAAACCGTTACAATTACGTTTCAAGTTACAGTGACTAGTGTTCCAAGTGGTGGAAATATAAGGAATCAATCAAACGTGACGGCAAGTTTTCTTATAAATCCAGCAGGTCCTCCTATAACGACTGTTACGAATAGTAATTTTGTAGTGACACAAGTAAATACAGCACAGTTAAATATACAAAAATCTGCATCTGTACAACAAGCAGCACTTGGAGAAACTTACACGTATTCTGTTGTCATTCGAAATAACGGAACAGTTATAGCAACGAATGTTTCCTTCATTGATACAGTTGCTCCAGAAACAACATTTGTCGCAAATAGTGTAACGATAAATGGAACTTCTCAACCTGGATTTGATCCAAATGTAGGTTTTGCGCTTCCTAATATTGCAGCTGGAACATCATTGACGGTTACGTTCCAAGTGACAGTAGTTGCGCCGTCTACACGTGGAGCGGTAGTAAACACAGCATCTGCTACAGCCACTTTCTTGTTAAACCCTTTACAACCACCTGTAACAACGACAAATTCAAGTAATACAACAGTAGTTACGATACCGTTACCTCCTCCGGGTGAAGTAACAGCAACAAAAACAGTTGACGTTGCAACTGGAGCCGTTGGAGATGTATTAACGTATAGCGTGCTAATTACGAATGTAGGAATTATACCTGTTACAGATGTGCTCTTCCAAGATGTCATTCCAGAAGGAACGACATTTGTTGAAAATAGTGTAACGATAGGTGGAATACAGCAACTTGGTTTAAATCCAGAAATAGGCTTTACAGTTATTCCGTTATTAAATGCTGGTGGAAGTATTACGGTGACATTCCAAGTGACGATTACAGAGATTCCAGATAATGAAGTTATATTAAACGATGCGGATGTTACATTTACTTCACAACCGAATCCACAGGAACCACCGATTACGCAAACGATATTAACAAATTTAGTCGTTACGACAATTAATATAGCGTCTATTTTCCCATTAAAACTAGTAGATAAAGAAGTAGCGACTGTAGGAGAAATTTTAACGTATGATGTATTGATCTTTAATTTTGGAACAGTGGCAGCGACAAATGTTCAATTTATCGATACTACTTCTTCTGGTGTAACATTTGTCCCGGGAAGTGTGAGCATAAATGGAGTACCAGAACCGGGATTAGATCCTTTCATCGGTTTTACAGTTCCAGATATACCTGTAGGTGATTTTGTACTTGTCACATATCAGGAGATGGTAACGAGCATACCAGAAGGTGGTACAGTTGTTAACTTTGTGGACGTTACGGCTACGTTTGCGGTAAGTGAAACAGAACCGCCTATTACTGAGACGACGACAAGTAACACGACATTAACGAAAATAAATGAATCTGGTTTGAATGTTTTAAAATCAGTAAGTCAACCGATTGTTGCAGTAGGCGATACAATCACATATACAACAGTAGTTCAAAATACGGGAACAGTGCCAGCGACGAATGTTCAATATAGTGATGTATTACCATCCTCTATAACATTCGTACTGAACAGTGTAACGATAGGTGGTGTGTTACAACCTGGATTCAATCCTAATAATGGATTCCCGCTTCCAGATATAAATCCAGGTGAAAGTGTAGAAGTAACATTCCAAGTAACGGTTGTTAGTGTTCCGTCAAACGGAACAATTGCAAATACGGCAAATGCTACGGGAAGTTTTATATTAGTACCAGGAGAACCACCAGTTGTAGTAAATCAGCCAAGTAACACAACGCTCACAACTGTAAATAGAGGACGCTTTAATGTTATTAAACAAGCCAATAGAGCCGCTACCTTAGTTGGAGATGTATTAACGTATACAGTGCAAATAACGAATACAGGAACAGTAACAGCTAACAATGTTCAGTTTATTGATACGATTTCAGCGGGAGCGTCATTTGTACCAAATAGTGTAACGGTAAATGGAACTCCGCAACCTGGTTTGAATCCGATTACTGGGTTTGGAATGGGTGATATACTTGTTGGCAATACGACTATAGTGACGTTTCAAGCGACAGTTACAACCATCCCGTCATCAGGAACAATTACGAACGTTGCAAATATAACTGGAAGCTTTACTTTAGTACCAGGAGAACCACCAGTTGTAGTAACAGAGCCGAGTAATACGACAATAACAAGGGTAAATAGAGGTAGATTCAGTGTTATAAAAACTGTAAATAAAGAAGCGACGCGATTAGGAGATACGTTAACTTATAGTGTGCAAGTTATAAATACGGGAACGGTAACAGCGATAAATGTTCAGTTTATTGATGTTCCATCACCTAGTTTAGAATTCGTTCCAGGAAGTGTACAGATAAATGGGATTCCACAAGTAGGTTTAGATCCTTTTGTAGGCTTTTCATTACCTGATCTTGCAGTAGGAGATAGCATAGTAATAACATTTGAAGTAAATGTTATTACAGTCCCTCCTTCTAGTAGTATTATGAATACAGCGAGAGTAACTGGTGATTTCGAATTGATTCCAGGAGAACCGCCGTTTACAATTACGAATTCAAGTAATACGACAGTAACGCCGGTAAATCGAGGCAGCTTAGATATGCTAAAAGAAGTAGATAATTCAATTGTTGGAGTAGGAGAAACGGTAACGTACAGTGTTCGCATATTAAATATTGGCACGGCCGATGCAAGGAATGTTCAATTTATCGATGTTTTATCTCCGGAAGCTGTTTTTGTACCAAATAGTGTAACGGTAAATGGAGTAGCGCGTCCGGGAGTGAATCCACAGGTTGGATTTACGATTTTAGACATTCCAGTTGGTGAAACGGCGATTGTAACATATGAAGCTACGATTACAAGTTTTCCAGATGGTGGTACAGTAGTGAACGTTGCTGGGGCATTGGCAGAATATATTTTAGTACCAGGAGAGCCGCCAATTACAGTGATGGACACGAGTAATACAGTTATTGTAACGGTAAATACTGCAATATTATTTGTTGCAAAAGGAGCAGATTTTGAAGTAGCAATGGTAGGAGATGTTGTCACGTATGGAATTGCCGTTATAAATGATAGTACAGTTCCTGTAACAAATGTTGTTTTAAAAGATATTATTGATCCTAATACTTTGTTTATAAATGGGACGGTAACAGTAAACGATGTGCCTTTTCCATTTGCGAATCCGAATACTGGTATCCTGTTAGGAGATTTTCAGCCAAATGATGCAGCGATTATTAATTTCCAAGTTGTAATAACAGGAGGGCAAATAAATAACTTAGTTACAAATACTGCTACAGCAAATGGGCTTGCAACTGTAAATCCGAATCAGCCGCCAGTATTAGTTGAAGGTGATAGCAACACAGTTGTTATCCCATTTATTACGCCGAACGTCTCGACGACAGTTGTAAAAAGGGCAGATCTTCAAACGGCAACGATAGGAGATGTCATTACGTTTACGACCGTTATTACAAATACGGGGGATACAACAATACAAAATATTCGTTTTCAAGATATGCTAGATAGTAGTGTTCGATTTGTCCCTGGAAGTGTTGTGGTCGATGGTGCGACAGTGCCAAATGTAAGCCCTGCAATAGGATTTATTATAGGTAATTTAAATCCTGGTGAAGCACGCACAGTTTCATTTCAAGTAGCAGTCGAGCAAGCACCAATTGGTTCAGGTAATTATATTAATACAGCAAATATTCGTTTTGAATATCAAATAGGTACAGTATTACCACCTGTTACACAAATAATAGAGAGTAACATGGTTGTTATTCCATTTGTTCCAACACTAGAACAAATTTGCGCAACTAACTTTAATTGTTTAGAAAAAATTCCTTTTAAATGTTCTCCATGTAATCACTTTCGGATAAATAAAAAATAA
- a CDS encoding (S)-benzoin forming benzil reductase — protein sequence MRYVIVTGTSQGLGEAIAVQLLEENTTVISISRRENKQLVKLAEQNDSNCIFHSIDLQDVHNLETHFNEVFSSIQKDNVSSIHLVNNAGTLAPMKPIEKSESEQFIMNVHINLIAPMILTSTFMKHTKDWKVEKRIINISSGAGKNPYFGWGAYCTTKAGVNMFTQCVATEEVEKEYPVKTVAFAPGVVDTNMQAQIRETNKEDFINLERFISLKEEGKLLSPEYVAKAIRNLLETEDFPQGEVIRIDE from the coding sequence ATGCGCTATGTAATCGTAACAGGAACTTCACAAGGTTTAGGTGAGGCAATCGCCGTGCAATTGTTAGAAGAAAATACAACCGTTATCTCTATTTCTAGAAGAGAAAATAAACAGCTTGTAAAACTCGCAGAGCAAAACGACAGCAATTGTATTTTCCATTCCATAGATCTTCAAGATGTACATAATTTAGAAACTCATTTTAACGAAGTCTTTTCATCTATTCAAAAAGACAATGTCTCATCGATTCATTTAGTTAATAATGCAGGAACACTTGCACCAATGAAACCTATTGAAAAGTCAGAAAGTGAACAATTCATTATGAACGTTCATATTAATTTAATCGCACCAATGATCCTTACTTCCACTTTCATGAAACATACGAAAGACTGGAAAGTAGAAAAACGCATTATAAATATTTCATCTGGGGCAGGAAAAAATCCTTATTTTGGATGGGGAGCTTATTGTACAACGAAAGCTGGTGTAAATATGTTTACACAATGCGTAGCTACTGAAGAAGTAGAGAAAGAATATCCTGTAAAAACTGTCGCTTTCGCACCGGGTGTTGTTGATACAAATATGCAAGCACAAATTCGTGAAACAAATAAGGAAGACTTTATTAATTTAGAACGCTTCATCTCATTAAAAGAAGAAGGAAAACTGTTATCACCTGAATATGTTGCGAAAGCTATTCGTAACTTATTAGAGACTGAAGACTTTCCGCAAGGCGAGGTTATTCGAATTGATGAATAA
- a CDS encoding GNAT family N-acetyltransferase, with protein sequence MSMIQLQVYENVIHFKEDVIPFLEKNEQENNLLLGVLQVAEEPMFMAAAKQGEEVTIVFLQTVEKQVIVATSEISEGAIVELAKQLTNVYPDIPGLIGNKKIVQKLAEEIAILEQKKTTLGMEQGVYELKQVKKKWSGDGIFRAVNSDELPLIEQWIYQFCEDVKLPTTKEEAKQTAYTLITTNRLFGLEVGGKLVSVAAKTRPTTNNITVNFVYTPKEERKKGYASICVAGLSQRMLDEGYKTTTLYTDLANPTSNKIYQEIGYEKIMESVLIFLEE encoded by the coding sequence TTGTCGATGATTCAATTACAAGTATATGAAAATGTTATTCATTTTAAAGAGGATGTTATACCGTTTTTAGAAAAGAATGAGCAGGAGAATAATTTGCTATTAGGTGTATTACAAGTTGCTGAAGAGCCGATGTTTATGGCGGCAGCGAAACAAGGGGAAGAAGTTACGATTGTATTTCTTCAAACAGTGGAGAAACAAGTTATTGTAGCTACATCTGAAATTTCGGAAGGGGCTATAGTGGAACTTGCAAAGCAATTAACGAATGTATATCCAGATATTCCTGGATTGATTGGTAATAAAAAAATCGTACAGAAATTAGCTGAAGAGATTGCGATATTAGAACAGAAAAAAACTACACTTGGAATGGAACAAGGTGTATATGAATTAAAACAAGTAAAGAAGAAGTGGAGCGGAGATGGAATTTTTCGAGCAGTAAATAGTGATGAGCTGCCATTAATCGAACAGTGGATATATCAATTTTGTGAAGATGTGAAGCTTCCTACTACGAAAGAAGAAGCAAAACAAACTGCATATACACTAATAACTACTAACCGTCTATTTGGTCTGGAGGTGGGCGGAAAACTAGTCTCTGTAGCTGCAAAAACGAGACCGACTACAAATAATATAACAGTCAATTTCGTTTATACGCCGAAAGAAGAACGAAAAAAAGGATATGCATCTATTTGTGTAGCCGGACTTAGTCAACGTATGTTAGATGAAGGCTACAAAACAACGACATTATATACTGATCTAGCCAATCCAACATCTAATAAAATCTATCAAGAAATTGGTTATGAGAAGATTATGGAGTCGGTACTTATATTTTTAGAGGAATAG